In Maridesulfovibrio sp., the following proteins share a genomic window:
- a CDS encoding peptide-binding protein yields the protein MNRLITALVILSCLAVFPACTQDSGQEHSENKKAAQLIEHTNASEPVYGGRFTEPTLAEPMCLIAVLSSDSASHTVASKLFVSPLKYNKDIELVPYAAESFEVLDGGKLLKFKLREDIKWFDGEPLTAEDVEFTYNMMIDPKTPTAYAGDFKNIKEFKRTGKYTFEVRYDKVFARSLITWASDILPKHILENEDLSTTKYRRNPVGAGPYKLKEWVPGRRVVLEANEDYFLGRPYIDELVYRVIPDLSTQFLELKSGSLDDMGLTPQQYLFQTKGDKWELDFKKYKYLSFSYSYLGFNMESPFFKDVRVRRGINYAIDKEEIVKGVLLGLGYPAMGPYKPGTWVYNDKLKPYGYHPEKAKALFKEAGWADTDGDGILDRDGRPFSFTILINQGNSLRIKSATIIQNRLKDVGIEVKIRTVEWAAFITDFIDKGRFDATILGWNILQDPDIYSVWHSSKAVPGGLNFIKYKNSELDELLDRGRSTLDQDERKVIYDRIQEIMHEEQPYCFLYVPMALPIYSSRIKGLKVEPAGLDYNADEWWIPTQLQKKPSLQQ from the coding sequence ATGAATAGATTGATTACAGCATTAGTTATCCTCAGTTGTTTGGCAGTGTTCCCTGCCTGCACTCAGGATAGTGGACAGGAGCATTCGGAAAATAAAAAGGCAGCTCAGCTGATTGAACATACTAATGCTTCTGAACCTGTTTACGGAGGCAGGTTTACGGAGCCTACGCTGGCTGAACCCATGTGCCTTATAGCGGTCCTTTCCTCGGACTCGGCAAGTCATACGGTCGCAAGTAAGTTATTTGTTTCTCCCCTTAAATACAACAAAGATATTGAATTGGTTCCATATGCGGCAGAATCATTTGAAGTTTTGGATGGCGGAAAGCTGTTAAAATTCAAGCTCCGTGAGGATATCAAGTGGTTTGACGGAGAACCTCTTACCGCTGAAGATGTTGAATTTACATACAATATGATGATTGATCCTAAGACTCCGACCGCATATGCCGGGGATTTCAAGAACATAAAAGAGTTCAAACGGACCGGTAAATATACATTTGAGGTCCGCTACGACAAGGTCTTTGCCCGTTCCCTGATTACATGGGCTTCGGATATTCTGCCCAAGCATATCCTTGAGAATGAAGATCTGAGTACTACAAAGTACAGACGCAATCCCGTGGGGGCCGGACCCTATAAATTGAAGGAATGGGTTCCCGGACGGAGGGTTGTACTTGAGGCTAACGAAGATTATTTTCTGGGCCGTCCATATATCGATGAGTTGGTTTACAGGGTTATACCAGATCTTTCAACTCAGTTCCTTGAGCTTAAAAGCGGCAGTCTCGACGACATGGGACTGACACCGCAACAGTACCTTTTTCAAACCAAGGGTGATAAGTGGGAGCTAGATTTTAAGAAATATAAATATCTTTCCTTTTCTTATTCATATCTCGGATTTAATATGGAAAGTCCTTTTTTCAAAGATGTGCGGGTCCGTCGAGGCATAAATTACGCCATAGATAAAGAGGAAATAGTCAAAGGTGTGCTTCTTGGTCTTGGGTATCCGGCCATGGGACCTTACAAACCCGGGACATGGGTGTATAACGACAAACTCAAGCCTTATGGTTACCATCCTGAAAAAGCAAAAGCCTTGTTCAAGGAAGCGGGTTGGGCTGACACAGACGGTGACGGTATTCTGGATCGAGATGGCAGGCCATTTTCATTCACTATTCTTATTAATCAGGGAAATTCCTTGCGTATTAAGTCCGCAACAATTATTCAGAATCGTCTGAAGGATGTTGGGATAGAAGTTAAGATCAGGACTGTAGAGTGGGCGGCCTTTATTACAGATTTTATTGACAAAGGTCGTTTTGATGCCACTATTTTAGGGTGGAACATTTTGCAGGATCCAGATATTTATTCGGTCTGGCATTCCTCCAAAGCCGTTCCTGGCGGACTTAATTTTATCAAATATAAAAACAGCGAGCTTGATGAATTGCTGGATCGGGGACGTTCCACTCTTGATCAGGATGAGCGTAAAGTCATATATGACCGCATTCAGGAAATAATGCATGAAGAACAGCCGTATTGTTTTCTTTATGTTCCAATGGCTCTGCCCATTTACAGCAGCCGGATTAAAGGTTTGAAAGTGGAACCCGCTGGTCTGGATTATAATGCCGACGAATGGTGGATTCCCACACAATTACAGAAGAAACCGAGTTTACAGCAGTAA
- a CDS encoding SNF2-related protein, protein MSQNEEAVVKSILKSFVSDTVPEYILDGARTIVNSNGVQRLDLKKRERYWDVDASIQGDDFQIYSSELGLNLAEESINHYCNCPESFSGVCKHVGAAALKLLLSIDSEEEKAENQKQSDWRQNFRSFFATELEPEAGKHYIIYRMYPEPERLQVALFRARQNKSGLSQVQNEIELQNVIDKPEWSETSPSLPQVAEQIGHYLDYRGHRVEIPSGLHAWFFTAIKDEYYMFLRDTDIPIRIESRTMQLKLSPELSEDGLSFDILLSDEGKPPFSIMDDDEVFFYGRLPLWVYWKQGFYPVQTTLAPKLVQEMRIQNPVIPPGDIPEFLDRVWTQIPVSDLHDHEEFLEKMQPFFVPATFNPKLYLNEEGSLLTIRVDNIYETEHGEISMGEPNPDLQTGSYKDGDKSYLVRRAQDEEAQLFAELRDMGFQPRNNSTWFMEQEAAITFLLDHYPQLVEAYRIYGEKNLTRYKVRLTSPQIVAEVETDEENKWFNLDINVEYDDQRVPIDKIWEAWSQGKRYVQLKDGSYTSLPESWLKKLSHKLKALGYDPEQPPRHQFEQYETPVLDKIIEDLPDAKTDEHFVKLREKIHNFDEIKMINQPKALNATLRPYQVQGLSYLNFLRDYKFGGILADEMGLGKTIQTLSFILSLHERGITGPNLIIVPTSVMPNWEREAQKFCPHLPLLTIYGSRREDLFKKIPDSTIVITTYALLRRDLEELLKHEYTSVILDEAQNIKNPNTITAKSVRKLKSDMRLCLSGTPIENNLFELWSLFEFLMPGFLSSQHAFQRGIVKPIKDGDEETLNYLRTRVKPFILRRTKSEVAKDLPPKIETVHYCELIEEQRELYNALAKRLKDQVLRDVDEKGMAKSQMSILDALLKLRQICCHPRLLKLDMPGLSTNLPSGKFDAFKDLIFDIVEGGHKVLVFSQFVQMLHVIRSWLTIKDIPFAYLDGSSKDRFEQVDRFNDSPDIPIFLISLKAGGTGLNLTSADYVIHYDPWWNPAVENQATDRTHRIGQKRQVFAYKMICQNTVEEKILGLQEMKKNVADAIIPGQSALKSLTRDDLEMLFEI, encoded by the coding sequence ATGTCTCAAAACGAAGAAGCTGTAGTAAAATCTATTCTCAAATCATTTGTCTCAGATACTGTTCCGGAATACATTCTGGACGGTGCACGCACTATCGTTAACTCTAACGGAGTTCAAAGACTCGACCTGAAAAAGCGTGAAAGGTACTGGGACGTTGATGCCTCCATTCAAGGCGATGATTTTCAAATTTACTCCTCGGAGCTGGGTCTTAATCTGGCCGAGGAAAGCATCAACCATTACTGCAACTGCCCGGAATCATTTTCTGGAGTATGCAAACACGTGGGAGCAGCCGCACTTAAGCTGCTCCTCTCCATTGATTCCGAAGAAGAAAAGGCAGAGAATCAGAAACAAAGCGACTGGCGCCAGAATTTCCGTTCTTTTTTCGCAACAGAACTGGAACCTGAAGCAGGCAAGCACTACATAATATACCGCATGTATCCGGAACCGGAAAGATTGCAGGTAGCTCTTTTCCGCGCCCGCCAGAACAAATCCGGTCTTTCACAGGTGCAGAATGAAATAGAGCTGCAGAATGTGATCGATAAACCGGAATGGAGCGAAACATCTCCCAGCCTGCCGCAGGTGGCCGAACAAATCGGGCATTACCTTGATTACCGCGGACACAGGGTTGAAATTCCATCCGGCCTGCATGCGTGGTTCTTTACCGCCATTAAAGATGAATACTACATGTTCCTGCGCGATACCGATATTCCGATCCGTATCGAAAGCAGGACCATGCAACTTAAGCTCTCCCCGGAACTTTCCGAGGATGGCCTCTCTTTCGATATCCTCCTTTCAGATGAAGGCAAGCCGCCTTTTTCCATCATGGATGATGATGAAGTATTTTTCTATGGTCGGCTTCCGCTATGGGTATACTGGAAACAAGGATTCTATCCGGTCCAGACCACCCTCGCACCGAAGCTGGTGCAGGAGATGCGCATCCAGAATCCGGTTATCCCGCCCGGCGATATCCCGGAATTTCTTGACCGCGTATGGACCCAGATTCCGGTTTCCGATCTTCATGACCATGAGGAATTTCTTGAGAAAATGCAGCCGTTCTTTGTTCCGGCTACTTTCAATCCCAAGCTCTACCTCAATGAGGAAGGCTCACTGCTGACCATCAGGGTCGACAATATTTACGAAACCGAACATGGGGAAATCTCCATGGGCGAACCAAACCCGGACCTGCAGACCGGCAGCTATAAAGATGGCGACAAGTCTTATCTGGTGCGCCGTGCACAGGACGAGGAAGCGCAACTCTTTGCCGAGCTTCGCGACATGGGCTTCCAGCCAAGGAACAACTCGACATGGTTCATGGAACAGGAAGCGGCAATAACCTTCCTGCTCGACCATTATCCACAGCTGGTTGAAGCTTATCGCATCTATGGTGAAAAGAACCTTACACGTTATAAGGTAAGGCTTACTTCCCCGCAGATTGTTGCGGAAGTTGAAACCGACGAAGAAAACAAGTGGTTTAACCTCGACATCAACGTCGAGTACGATGACCAGCGTGTTCCCATTGATAAAATATGGGAAGCATGGAGTCAGGGAAAACGTTACGTACAGCTTAAAGACGGTTCTTACACCAGTCTGCCGGAGTCATGGCTCAAAAAACTCAGCCACAAACTTAAGGCTCTCGGTTACGACCCTGAGCAGCCTCCGCGCCATCAGTTCGAGCAGTATGAAACTCCCGTGCTGGATAAAATCATCGAAGACCTCCCCGACGCTAAGACCGATGAACATTTCGTGAAGCTGCGTGAGAAAATACACAACTTCGATGAAATCAAGATGATCAACCAGCCCAAGGCACTCAATGCCACCCTGCGCCCCTATCAGGTTCAGGGATTGAGCTACTTGAACTTCCTGCGTGACTACAAGTTCGGCGGTATTCTTGCGGATGAAATGGGTCTTGGTAAAACCATTCAGACTCTTTCCTTCATCCTTTCCCTTCATGAAAGGGGCATTACCGGTCCGAACCTGATTATCGTGCCGACTTCGGTCATGCCTAACTGGGAACGTGAAGCGCAGAAATTCTGCCCGCACCTGCCGCTGCTGACAATCTACGGTTCAAGACGCGAAGACCTGTTCAAGAAAATACCGGATTCAACAATCGTAATCACTACTTACGCATTGTTGCGCCGTGACCTTGAAGAGTTGCTCAAGCACGAATATACTTCCGTTATTCTTGATGAAGCACAAAACATCAAGAACCCGAACACCATCACCGCCAAGTCGGTGCGTAAACTCAAGAGTGATATGCGCCTCTGCCTCTCCGGTACGCCAATTGAAAACAATCTCTTTGAGCTTTGGTCCCTGTTCGAGTTCCTAATGCCCGGCTTCCTCAGCTCACAGCATGCTTTCCAGAGGGGCATCGTCAAACCAATCAAAGATGGTGATGAAGAGACCCTCAACTATCTGCGCACCAGGGTTAAACCGTTCATCCTGCGCCGTACCAAGTCCGAGGTGGCCAAGGATCTGCCTCCCAAGATCGAGACAGTCCATTACTGCGAGCTTATCGAGGAACAGCGCGAGCTTTACAACGCCCTTGCCAAACGCCTCAAAGATCAGGTCCTCAGGGATGTTGACGAAAAAGGCATGGCCAAGAGCCAGATGTCCATTCTTGACGCTCTGCTGAAACTGCGCCAGATCTGCTGTCACCCGCGGCTGCTCAAACTGGATATGCCCGGCCTGTCCACAAACCTGCCTTCAGGTAAATTTGACGCCTTCAAAGATCTCATCTTTGATATTGTCGAAGGCGGACACAAGGTTCTGGTTTTCTCTCAGTTCGTTCAGATGCTGCATGTAATCCGTTCATGGCTGACCATTAAGGATATCCCCTTTGCCTACCTCGACGGCTCCAGTAAAGACCGCTTCGAGCAGGTAGACCGCTTTAACGACAGCCCGGACATCCCCATCTTCCTCATCTCGCTGAAAGCAGGTGGTACCGGCCTTAACCTGACCTCTGCCGACTACGTTATCCATTACGATCCGTGGTGGAACCCCGCAGTGGAAAATCAGGCTACCGACCGTACACACCGTATCGGTCAGAAACGTCAGGTCTTCGCCTACAAGATGATCTGTCAGAACACTGTTGAAGAAAAAATTCTCGGGTTGCAGGAAATGAAAAAGAATGTTGCTGACGCTATTATTCCCGGTCAGTCTGCACTCAAATCACTGACCCGTGATGATCTCGAAATGTTGTTCGAAATTTAA
- a CDS encoding PilZ domain-containing protein, translating into MNTKMKLSILAFTDSRKPYQNFHSHSQMDIKFCTELEHFFSEALSNDFSGMLLEMKKVMEIPSRERNKIFTLAATKPLMRTRVSKNSAYYVDDPDQFYTDCTLKTKAQLRRHDRINVDLPVMISHEDDHVMAEEYKATIVNLSEKGCFIKTAIDLSGNHLVNIRINEIDNKLPICGGIRWSTTPKNGLYGYGIQFMDIKPDQSAQLLDDLIRPGIEKLLKV; encoded by the coding sequence ATGAATACTAAGATGAAACTATCTATCCTCGCTTTCACCGATAGCAGGAAACCATACCAGAATTTTCATTCACACTCACAAATGGACATTAAATTCTGCACGGAACTAGAACATTTTTTTAGCGAAGCATTAAGTAATGATTTCTCCGGCATGCTCCTTGAAATGAAGAAAGTAATGGAAATCCCATCACGTGAACGCAACAAGATATTCACCCTTGCGGCCACAAAGCCTCTCATGCGCACCAGAGTCAGTAAGAACTCCGCTTATTACGTTGATGACCCGGACCAGTTTTACACTGATTGTACCCTTAAGACTAAGGCCCAACTGCGCCGCCATGACCGTATCAATGTGGACTTGCCTGTGATGATAAGCCATGAAGATGACCATGTTATGGCGGAAGAATACAAAGCCACAATTGTCAACTTATCCGAAAAAGGATGCTTCATCAAAACCGCTATAGACCTATCAGGGAACCATCTGGTCAATATCCGTATAAATGAAATCGACAACAAGCTTCCTATCTGTGGCGGAATACGCTGGAGCACTACTCCAAAGAACGGACTTTATGGGTATGGTATTCAGTTCATGGACATTAAACCCGATCAGTCGGCACAGCTTCTTGATGATTTGATCAGGCCGGGCATAGAGAAGCTGCTTAAGGTCTGA
- a CDS encoding PilZ domain-containing protein has protein sequence MSHPNNQVLIYTDHPEHYQDSNISKHMDLKFCSCPTMFCNKLLGKDYSGMILNVRKIMQTSCCDRNRILSISTAIPTIRSVEKQQKTIFIDDHENFICACMNRKCNPEKSSCRINVNFPVEISLENDPAMYKSVHGTVHYLSVEGCSFHTDADLMDNNFLFLKISSLKNKLPIFCGVYTEQSSTRYSCGYMVKFLDVKPDQKNEIDRIVHDSEKFKNDVDSNP, from the coding sequence ATGAGCCACCCCAATAATCAGGTTCTAATCTACACTGATCATCCTGAACATTATCAAGATTCTAATATTTCGAAGCATATGGATCTTAAATTCTGTTCATGCCCGACAATGTTCTGCAATAAACTCCTAGGAAAAGATTATTCCGGTATGATCCTGAATGTCCGAAAAATCATGCAGACATCATGCTGCGACCGTAACCGGATACTGAGCATATCAACAGCAATACCGACTATACGAAGCGTTGAAAAACAGCAAAAAACGATATTTATTGACGATCATGAGAATTTTATCTGCGCCTGCATGAATAGGAAATGCAATCCTGAGAAGTCTTCCTGCCGCATAAATGTAAATTTCCCGGTTGAAATAAGTCTGGAAAACGACCCGGCAATGTACAAAAGCGTCCATGGGACAGTGCACTATCTATCAGTAGAAGGTTGCTCATTTCACACTGACGCAGACCTTATGGACAATAATTTCCTGTTCCTCAAGATTTCTTCCCTGAAAAACAAACTCCCGATTTTTTGCGGAGTATACACCGAACAATCCTCAACTCGGTACTCCTGCGGTTATATGGTAAAATTTCTAGATGTAAAGCCCGATCAGAAAAATGAAATAGACCGGATTGTGCACGACAGCGAAAAGTTCAAAAACGATGTGGACTCTAATCCATAG
- the ssb gene encoding single-stranded DNA-binding protein, producing MAGSMNKVILIGRLGQDPKLSYTTSGQAFANLSVATDEGYKDRNTGQKVDKTEWHRVTAWRHTAEFVGKFLTKGSLVMVEGKLQTRKWQDQNGQDRYTTEIVANNIQALEGRQQGGGGYQGQPQQGGYQQGGGQYNNQQQGGGGYQAQPQQQYNNQQPPQQGGFPDDEDLGPAFPSEASGMDEVPF from the coding sequence ATGGCTGGAAGCATGAATAAAGTAATTTTGATAGGACGTCTCGGGCAGGACCCGAAACTTTCATATACAACATCCGGTCAGGCCTTTGCCAACCTTTCTGTTGCTACTGATGAAGGCTACAAAGACCGCAACACCGGCCAGAAGGTTGATAAGACTGAATGGCACCGTGTTACCGCATGGAGGCACACTGCTGAATTTGTAGGTAAGTTTCTTACCAAGGGCAGTCTTGTTATGGTTGAAGGTAAGCTTCAGACCCGCAAATGGCAGGACCAGAATGGTCAGGACCGTTACACAACCGAAATTGTCGCTAACAATATCCAGGCACTGGAAGGGCGTCAGCAGGGCGGTGGCGGTTATCAGGGCCAGCCCCAGCAGGGTGGATACCAGCAGGGCGGCGGTCAGTACAATAATCAGCAGCAGGGCGGTGGCGGCTATCAGGCACAGCCCCAGCAACAGTACAACAACCAGCAGCCCCCGCAGCAGGGTGGTTTTCCGGATGATGAGGACCTCGGTCCCGCTTTTCCTTCAGAAGCCAGCGGTATGGATGAAGTTCCGTTCTAA
- a CDS encoding biotin attachment protein → MLNIKELLEEIKASPYKEIEISVPHTGTVEFTGLKVGDKVNGPIGEWKEKPGTVLAKLTRERNTKSITAPEKGEIVSIREDLAGNFVEAGEVLIKIRHFLSKEEVIQLILKKALFLFNAPEKAKYYFTPEVDTKIKGSGERSVKVTEGMDLFIVSRMKRETPLNYSGPEGLIYSVYFQNGDNVDAAQPLIGICPADQLKQIQEVVNRVQSEWEEVD, encoded by the coding sequence ATGCTTAATATCAAGGAACTTCTTGAAGAAATCAAGGCTTCCCCATACAAAGAAATTGAAATCTCCGTTCCACATACCGGCACTGTTGAATTTACCGGACTGAAAGTGGGTGATAAAGTTAACGGACCTATCGGTGAATGGAAGGAAAAACCCGGTACTGTGCTGGCTAAACTCACCCGTGAACGCAATACCAAAAGTATTACTGCTCCGGAAAAAGGTGAGATTGTTTCCATTCGTGAAGATTTGGCAGGTAATTTTGTTGAAGCCGGTGAAGTGCTGATTAAAATCAGACACTTCCTGTCCAAAGAAGAGGTTATCCAGCTGATTCTTAAGAAAGCTCTTTTCCTGTTCAATGCTCCCGAAAAAGCCAAATATTATTTCACCCCTGAAGTTGATACTAAAATTAAAGGCTCCGGTGAACGTTCCGTTAAAGTGACTGAAGGCATGGACCTGTTCATTGTTTCCCGTATGAAAAGGGAAACACCGCTGAACTACAGCGGGCCGGAAGGACTTATTTACTCGGTTTATTTTCAGAATGGTGATAATGTTGATGCAGCACAGCCTCTGATCGGAATTTGCCCCGCTGACCAGCTTAAGCAGATTCAGGAAGTTGTTAACCGCGTCCAGAGTGAATGGGAAGAGGTTGATTAA
- a CDS encoding carboxyl transferase domain-containing protein, with protein sequence MSIDKRIDALSERLSYIQDIFGNRENANISMLSSELSEFRSLRGTLSAENFQARILRLEDLFSFLESKLEKELTPMDRVRIVRHSQRICLTDILENVYDNYTELGGLGEFSIDPSMLIAQAYITRRVGQKVVHQPVMVIGQEKGHGQEFRNGGSVKPWGNAKALHYMKVAQAEGIPIHTYIFTPGSYPLEDYPGAAQQIAKNIYEMGQIDVPIVSIISEGGSGGAEAIGFADRRLMLSHGYYSVISPEGAAAIEANLRDGSRVDDSLIAGCARKLGITARDNLSMGYIDRVIQEPNLGAKPASYDFFRNLRSEVIRATNEVCISVKGLKLFRAMALKQKGPEEGDDVFMRWALSSRARARLVEKRYIKFRNLSTNAYMDQRSFFLKMGAAVQDVAWSTKSLFVYNLVGRTVRAAKQGMEEIQAEAHLVRERTSRLLKKGMPGNGSTSKISSDVRERLLCLSTVDQSPCFEEGRWKYSSPKCMEDRIFSCPNSASEGCLDLWAPDLFGDFAGVCSNCGHHFPMEYQWYLYNVFNYADGFEFNSGIESANPLGYEGFDLKIDEARKKTGLRSSCITFETRMDGINTVVICLAAPFRGGSVGAAEGEKIIRAAERAQRKQLPLIFYAHGTAGIRIQEGTNGVLQMPRCTMALRRYVDAGGLYLVIYDTNSYGGSVASFLGCSPYQFGIRSSKIGFAGPRVITETTGVPVPPDYHNAWNALARGHIQGIWDRREMARNIGQAFMTMGGRNLYYR encoded by the coding sequence ATGAGTATTGATAAGCGCATCGACGCTCTTTCGGAGCGGTTAAGTTACATTCAGGACATTTTCGGTAATCGCGAGAATGCTAACATTTCCATGCTCAGTTCTGAACTTTCAGAGTTCCGCAGTTTGCGTGGGACACTCTCGGCAGAGAATTTCCAAGCCAGAATTCTTCGGCTTGAGGATCTTTTCTCTTTTCTCGAGTCCAAGCTTGAAAAAGAGCTTACACCCATGGACCGTGTTCGCATTGTTCGTCATTCACAGCGTATCTGCCTGACTGATATTCTGGAAAATGTTTATGACAACTATACTGAGCTGGGCGGGCTGGGTGAATTCAGCATCGATCCCTCGATGCTCATCGCCCAGGCATACATTACCCGCAGGGTGGGGCAGAAAGTTGTTCACCAGCCGGTCATGGTCATCGGGCAGGAAAAAGGTCACGGGCAGGAATTCCGCAACGGAGGTTCGGTTAAGCCCTGGGGTAACGCCAAGGCTCTGCATTATATGAAAGTCGCGCAGGCCGAGGGTATTCCTATTCACACCTATATTTTTACTCCCGGTTCATATCCGCTGGAGGATTATCCCGGGGCGGCACAGCAAATTGCCAAGAATATCTATGAGATGGGTCAAATTGATGTGCCCATTGTTTCCATTATTTCAGAAGGCGGGTCCGGTGGAGCGGAAGCTATCGGTTTCGCTGACCGCAGACTCATGCTTTCCCACGGATACTATTCGGTTATTTCTCCTGAAGGAGCGGCGGCAATTGAAGCCAATCTTCGCGATGGCAGCAGAGTTGACGATTCACTCATTGCAGGATGCGCACGCAAGCTCGGCATCACTGCCAGAGACAACCTCTCCATGGGATATATTGACCGGGTGATTCAGGAGCCAAATCTTGGGGCCAAACCTGCTAGTTATGATTTTTTCCGCAATCTGCGTTCAGAAGTAATCCGGGCTACCAATGAGGTCTGTATTTCTGTAAAAGGTCTTAAGCTTTTCCGGGCCATGGCACTAAAGCAGAAAGGCCCTGAAGAGGGTGATGATGTTTTCATGCGCTGGGCTCTTAGTTCACGCGCCCGGGCGCGGCTGGTCGAGAAGCGATATATTAAGTTCCGCAATCTCTCGACCAACGCCTACATGGATCAGCGGTCTTTTTTCCTCAAGATGGGCGCGGCAGTGCAGGATGTGGCATGGTCAACCAAGTCGCTTTTTGTCTATAATCTTGTTGGACGCACAGTTCGAGCGGCCAAGCAGGGTATGGAAGAGATTCAGGCCGAGGCACATCTGGTTAGGGAACGTACCTCTCGGCTGCTGAAAAAAGGCATGCCCGGTAACGGTTCCACATCCAAAATTTCAAGCGATGTTCGCGAAAGGCTGCTTTGCCTTTCTACTGTGGATCAGTCTCCTTGTTTTGAGGAAGGTCGCTGGAAGTACAGCAGTCCAAAATGCATGGAAGACCGGATTTTCAGCTGCCCCAACTCAGCCTCTGAAGGTTGTCTTGATCTTTGGGCACCGGATCTTTTCGGCGATTTCGCGGGGGTATGCAGCAATTGCGGACATCATTTTCCCATGGAATACCAGTGGTATTTGTACAATGTTTTCAACTACGCCGACGGGTTTGAATTCAACTCCGGCATAGAATCTGCCAATCCACTCGGTTATGAAGGTTTCGATCTGAAGATTGATGAGGCGCGTAAAAAGACTGGGCTGCGGTCATCCTGTATTACTTTCGAGACCCGTATGGACGGGATTAATACTGTAGTCATCTGTCTTGCCGCTCCATTCAGGGGCGGTTCTGTCGGTGCTGCCGAGGGTGAAAAGATAATTCGGGCCGCGGAGCGGGCACAGCGCAAGCAGCTTCCGCTCATTTTCTACGCTCACGGAACTGCCGGAATTCGCATTCAGGAAGGAACAAACGGTGTGTTACAGATGCCCCGCTGCACCATGGCGCTTCGGCGTTATGTTGATGCCGGAGGGTTGTATTTAGTTATTTACGACACCAACTCCTACGGAGGTTCAGTAGCCAGTTTTCTGGGGTGCTCGCCTTATCAGTTCGGGATTCGTTCTTCCAAGATCGGGTTTGCCGGACCAAGGGTTATCACCGAAACTACCGGTGTTCCCGTGCCGCCTGACTATCACAATGCATGGAATGCTCTGGCCCGTGGGCATATCCAGGGTATCTGGGATCGCCGCGAGATGGCCCGCAATATTGGGCAGGCCTTTATGACCATGGGTGGACGGAATCTGTATTACAGATAA